The Halobacterium litoreum genome includes a region encoding these proteins:
- a CDS encoding DsbA family oxidoreductase — MSDDDAITIYSDYVCPFCYLGRQSLAEYQETREDELAIDWQPFDLRAQKRNDDGSIDHDVDDGKDEEYYEEAKQNVERLKEEYGADEMTVDISRDVDSLPAQVASFYVNEEYPESWLDFDVAIFEALWEDGRDIGDRDVLADLAEDAGLDGDEIREVAGDEEWRNRLREQFSEARERGVSGVPTFAYDGYGARGAVPPEQLERLVEGT; from the coding sequence ATGAGCGACGACGACGCGATTACGATTTACTCGGACTACGTCTGCCCGTTCTGTTACCTCGGCCGGCAGTCCCTCGCCGAGTACCAGGAGACCCGCGAGGACGAGCTCGCCATCGACTGGCAGCCCTTCGACCTGCGCGCCCAGAAGCGCAACGACGACGGCTCAATCGACCACGACGTCGACGACGGGAAAGACGAGGAGTACTACGAGGAGGCCAAGCAGAACGTCGAGCGCCTCAAGGAGGAGTACGGCGCCGACGAGATGACCGTCGACATCTCGCGGGACGTCGACTCGCTCCCGGCACAGGTGGCGTCGTTCTACGTGAACGAGGAGTACCCCGAGTCGTGGCTCGACTTCGACGTGGCCATCTTCGAGGCGCTCTGGGAGGACGGCCGCGACATCGGCGACCGCGACGTGCTCGCCGACCTCGCCGAGGACGCGGGGCTGGACGGCGACGAGATTCGCGAGGTCGCGGGCGACGAGGAGTGGCGGAACCGCCTGCGCGAGCAGTTCAGCGAGGCCCGGGAGCGCGGCGTCTCGGGCGTGCCGACGTTCGCGTACGACGGCTACGGCGCGCGCGGCGCGGTGCCGCCGGAGCAACTCGAACGCCTCGTCGAGGGGACGTAG
- a CDS encoding HpcH/HpaI aldolase family protein produces MHAGTLTEALRAGDAPVGVWSTIPSPVVAELLAADGFDFVVLDGEHSEHTIETLADGVRAVEAATGDADPVVRASGDDPAEIRRVLDLGPAGVVIPQIEDAEAAREAVSATRYPPAGLRGVAGGRASEYGEEIDEYVETADDRVATILQIETPGAVEDAAAIAALDGVDALFVGPADLSARLGAFGEFDSEGFREAVARVTAAAADAGVPVGTLATTPEQVETRRDDWGMDFVVAGTDVGCLRSGASDFLAASE; encoded by the coding sequence ATGCACGCAGGTACCCTCACCGAAGCCCTCCGCGCCGGCGACGCGCCGGTCGGCGTCTGGTCGACAATCCCGAGCCCCGTCGTCGCCGAACTCCTCGCCGCCGACGGCTTCGACTTCGTCGTCCTCGACGGCGAGCACTCCGAACACACGATAGAGACGCTGGCCGACGGCGTGCGCGCCGTCGAAGCCGCGACCGGCGACGCCGACCCCGTCGTGCGCGCCAGCGGCGACGACCCCGCCGAGATTCGGCGCGTCCTCGACCTCGGGCCCGCGGGCGTCGTGATTCCCCAAATCGAGGACGCCGAAGCAGCACGCGAAGCCGTGTCCGCGACGCGCTACCCGCCCGCTGGCCTCCGGGGCGTCGCCGGCGGTCGCGCCTCGGAGTACGGCGAGGAAATCGACGAGTACGTCGAAACGGCCGACGACCGCGTCGCCACGATTCTCCAGATAGAGACGCCGGGCGCCGTCGAGGACGCCGCCGCCATCGCCGCCCTCGACGGCGTCGACGCGCTGTTCGTCGGGCCCGCCGACCTCTCCGCGCGCCTCGGCGCGTTCGGCGAGTTCGACAGCGAAGGGTTCCGAGAGGCCGTCGCGCGCGTCACCGCGGCCGCCGCGGACGCCGGCGTCCCGGTCGGCACGCTCGCCACCACCCCCGAGCAAGTGGAAACGCGCCGCGACGACTGGGGGATGGACTTCGTGGTCGCCGGCACCGACGTCGGCTGTCTGCGCTCGGGCGCCAGCGACTTCCTCGCCGCGTCGGAGTAA
- a CDS encoding DNA-directed RNA polymerase subunit epsilon has product MSADPGTRVRWESADDERVEHRPGAGALSRAQAQRDTTVRKWGVTSPSATVIGRAETPEADLSENVRRLHDERHTATEGHSRRAHYLDRLRTTQALCNAVDVTPWQRDVALGVMGDIDLTEFGSQRAIEKVALVVIRHVVDVDRRRYFGLDDLDAGDVSPDRMAELFERYKARDVTDEPAFESLADRYDLDKTSLNRLRRVLTDQLDDGLPAFGRNPHRDPHLPSVTERDLPDDEQ; this is encoded by the coding sequence ATGAGTGCAGACCCCGGGACGCGCGTCCGGTGGGAGTCGGCCGACGACGAGCGCGTCGAACACCGACCCGGAGCGGGCGCGCTCTCCCGCGCGCAGGCCCAGCGCGACACGACGGTGCGGAAGTGGGGCGTCACGTCCCCGAGTGCCACCGTCATCGGGCGCGCCGAGACCCCGGAGGCGGACCTCTCGGAGAACGTGCGGCGACTCCACGACGAGCGCCACACCGCGACCGAGGGCCACAGCCGACGCGCGCACTACCTCGACCGCCTGCGCACCACGCAAGCCCTCTGTAACGCCGTGGACGTGACGCCGTGGCAACGAGACGTGGCGCTCGGCGTGATGGGCGACATCGACCTCACGGAGTTCGGGAGCCAGCGCGCCATCGAGAAGGTCGCGCTCGTCGTCATCCGGCACGTCGTGGACGTGGACCGCCGGCGCTACTTCGGCCTCGACGACCTCGACGCCGGCGACGTCTCTCCCGACCGGATGGCGGAGCTGTTCGAGCGGTACAAGGCCCGCGACGTGACCGACGAGCCCGCCTTCGAGTCGCTCGCGGACCGGTACGACCTCGACAAGACGAGTCTGAACCGCCTGCGGCGCGTGCTCACCGACCAACTGGACGACGGTCTGCCGGCGTTCGGCCGGAACCCCCACCGCGACCCCCACCTCCCGAGCGTCACGGAACGCGACCTGCCCGACGACGAGCAGTAG
- a CDS encoding HalOD1 output domain-containing protein, with protein sequence MTRDTLPARVVEAVAAADGVEPADVETLHAYVDPDALRKLDEQDGGEWRLTFQFADHQVTVTHEARVLVDGRAYAADASVR encoded by the coding sequence ATGACCCGCGACACGCTCCCCGCGAGAGTGGTCGAAGCAGTCGCCGCGGCCGACGGCGTGGAACCGGCCGACGTGGAGACGCTCCACGCGTACGTCGACCCCGACGCGTTACGGAAGTTAGACGAGCAAGACGGAGGCGAGTGGCGCCTCACCTTCCAGTTCGCGGACCACCAAGTGACGGTCACGCACGAGGCGCGAGTGCTCGTCGACGGGAGAGCGTACGCCGCCGACGCGTCGGTTCGGTAG
- a CDS encoding thioredoxin family protein: MESAQKPLRVADGDELDEVLATHDRVLVEFYTKGCAICQAIEPVLGNVARETGITVAMANPGDDISLVEKWDVSSAPTLVLVEDGEEVARLAEGFKSGDDIEAFLDEHAA, from the coding sequence ATGGAGTCAGCGCAGAAGCCGCTCCGCGTCGCGGACGGCGACGAACTCGACGAGGTGCTCGCCACTCACGACCGCGTGCTCGTGGAGTTCTACACGAAGGGGTGTGCGATTTGCCAGGCGATCGAGCCCGTTCTCGGGAACGTCGCCCGGGAGACCGGCATCACGGTCGCGATGGCGAACCCCGGCGACGACATCTCGCTCGTCGAGAAGTGGGACGTGTCGAGCGCGCCGACGCTCGTCCTCGTGGAGGACGGCGAGGAGGTCGCGCGCCTCGCGGAGGGGTTCAAGAGCGGCGACGACATCGAGGCGTTCCTCGACGAGCACGCGGCGTAA
- a CDS encoding pyridoxamine 5'-phosphate oxidase family protein, with translation MEHAEYVYTTGMDESAVERHLRDADHCVLSLADGGDAYAVPVSCHWDGERVLLRLSEHGDESKFDYLDATESACVVFYGADGDDSWSVLLRGDLVERETPDEATLNEWFGPFRVFDEAVEDVSFRVFALEPEAVTGRETT, from the coding sequence ATGGAGCACGCCGAGTACGTCTACACGACCGGGATGGACGAGTCAGCGGTCGAACGCCACCTGCGGGACGCCGACCACTGCGTGCTGTCGCTCGCGGACGGCGGGGACGCGTACGCGGTGCCGGTGTCGTGTCACTGGGACGGCGAGCGCGTCCTCCTCCGCCTGAGCGAGCACGGCGACGAGTCGAAGTTCGACTACCTCGACGCCACCGAGTCGGCCTGTGTCGTGTTCTACGGCGCCGACGGCGACGACTCGTGGAGCGTCCTCCTCCGGGGGGACCTCGTGGAGCGCGAGACGCCAGACGAGGCGACGCTGAACGAGTGGTTCGGGCCGTTCCGCGTCTTCGACGAAGCCGTCGAGGACGTCTCCTTCCGCGTGTTCGCGCTCGAACCCGAGGCGGTGACGGGCCGCGAGACGACGTGA
- a CDS encoding helix-turn-helix domain-containing protein yields MKRVEVGVRSAGDPIHPLVPFLTGPDVARAAMVDWNGVVRPENPDESTVVLRVHADPSVVREAFAAEPVVDEFHVSVADEDCCYVHAHSETARLEGATAKSLTPPGVVAVPPLRYEDDGWMVLTLVGDDAPVQAAIERVPDEIEVTVRSVASRGYGAATDPLACLTDRQRDAVFAAVDAGYYEVPRTGDVAAVADDLDCADSTAAEHLRKAESRLVASLVASARA; encoded by the coding sequence ATGAAGCGCGTCGAGGTCGGCGTCCGAAGCGCCGGCGACCCGATTCACCCGCTCGTCCCGTTCCTCACCGGCCCGGACGTGGCGCGCGCCGCGATGGTGGACTGGAACGGCGTCGTCCGGCCCGAAAACCCCGACGAGTCCACGGTCGTCCTGCGCGTGCACGCCGACCCGTCGGTCGTCCGTGAGGCGTTCGCGGCCGAACCCGTCGTCGACGAGTTCCACGTCTCCGTCGCCGACGAGGACTGCTGTTACGTCCACGCCCACTCCGAGACGGCGCGACTGGAGGGCGCGACGGCGAAGTCGCTCACGCCACCGGGCGTCGTCGCCGTCCCGCCGCTTCGATACGAGGACGACGGCTGGATGGTGTTGACGCTCGTCGGCGACGACGCGCCCGTGCAGGCCGCCATCGAGCGCGTCCCCGACGAAATCGAGGTGACCGTGCGCAGCGTCGCCTCCCGGGGGTACGGCGCCGCGACCGACCCCCTGGCCTGCCTCACCGACCGCCAGCGCGACGCCGTGTTCGCCGCCGTCGACGCCGGCTACTACGAGGTGCCGAGGACGGGCGACGTGGCCGCCGTCGCCGACGACCTCGACTGCGCCGACTCGACCGCCGCCGAACACCTCCGGAAGGCCGAGTCTCGGCTCGTGGCGTCGCTCGTCGCGAGCGCACGTGCCTGA
- a CDS encoding NAD-dependent epimerase/dehydratase family protein, translating to MRVFVAGATGVLGRRLVERLADGGHDVTGLTRDATGDATVESRGATAVRGDVTDEAVAAAVGDADCVVHAATAVPTGKASASDWERDAEVRREGARHLASAAAECGARYVGQSVTWVARPDGGGRFDEDSPRNPTRATQGSADAERLAREHHPNPVILRGGWFYGPESAHTRQFGEQLLAGRLPALGTGFLGRESATLSYCHTVDAARAFAAAVEGDATGTYHVVDDRPAPFGDFVRAFAAELDAPTPRRLPGWILRPVLGTDAVGMLTTDAVTGNDRFREAFDWEPLYPTHEAGLEQVVERWRADGVVVPTDGGWQWNDGGE from the coding sequence ATGCGAGTGTTCGTCGCGGGTGCGACCGGCGTCCTCGGGCGGCGACTGGTCGAGCGACTCGCGGACGGCGGCCACGACGTGACGGGACTGACGCGCGACGCGACCGGCGACGCGACGGTCGAATCGCGGGGCGCCACGGCGGTCCGCGGCGACGTGACCGACGAGGCAGTCGCGGCGGCGGTCGGAGACGCGGACTGCGTCGTCCACGCAGCGACGGCGGTGCCGACCGGGAAGGCGAGTGCGAGCGATTGGGAACGCGACGCCGAGGTTCGCCGAGAGGGCGCGCGCCACCTCGCGAGCGCCGCGGCCGAGTGTGGCGCCCGCTACGTCGGTCAGAGCGTGACGTGGGTGGCGCGCCCGGACGGCGGCGGCCGCTTCGACGAGGACAGCCCACGGAATCCGACGCGCGCGACGCAGGGGAGCGCGGACGCCGAGCGCCTCGCGCGCGAGCACCACCCCAACCCCGTAATTTTGCGCGGTGGCTGGTTCTACGGCCCCGAGTCCGCCCACACGCGGCAGTTCGGCGAGCAACTGCTCGCCGGCCGGCTGCCCGCGCTCGGCACCGGCTTCCTCGGGCGCGAGTCGGCGACGCTGTCGTACTGCCACACCGTCGACGCGGCGCGCGCGTTCGCCGCCGCCGTCGAGGGCGACGCCACCGGCACCTACCACGTCGTGGACGACCGGCCGGCGCCGTTCGGCGACTTCGTCCGAGCGTTCGCCGCCGAACTCGACGCGCCGACGCCGCGCCGCCTCCCCGGATGGATTCTGCGGCCCGTCCTCGGAACCGACGCGGTGGGGATGCTGACGACGGACGCCGTCACCGGCAACGACCGCTTCCGCGAGGCGTTCGACTGGGAGCCGCTGTACCCGACCCACGAGGCCGGCCTCGAACAGGTGGTCGAGCGGTGGCGCGCGGACGGTGTCGTCGTCCCCACGGACGGCGGGTGGCAGTGGAACGACGGCGGCGAGTGA
- the psmA gene encoding archaeal proteasome endopeptidase complex subunit alpha — protein sequence MQGQNQQQAYDRGITIFSPDGRLYQVEYAREAVKRGTASIGVRTPEGVVLVVDKRTRSPLLEGSSVEKLHKVDDHVGAASAGHVADARQLIDFARQQSQVEHVRYDEPIGVRTLTKNVTDHIQQYTQVGGARPFGVALLIAGVSDGEPRLFETDPSGTSNEWKAVAIGSDRAAIQEYLEDEYETDLTVEDGVKLALRALQEGREDALEGDGVGVAVVDADTETFRELSTEETEEYVADLE from the coding sequence ATGCAGGGCCAGAACCAACAGCAGGCGTACGACCGGGGTATCACCATCTTCTCCCCGGACGGTCGCCTCTACCAGGTCGAGTACGCGCGAGAAGCGGTCAAGCGAGGCACCGCCAGCATCGGCGTGCGGACCCCCGAGGGGGTCGTCCTCGTCGTGGACAAGCGCACGCGCTCCCCGCTCCTCGAGGGCTCCAGCGTCGAGAAACTCCACAAGGTCGACGACCACGTCGGCGCCGCGAGCGCGGGCCACGTCGCCGACGCCCGCCAACTCATCGACTTCGCGCGCCAGCAGTCCCAGGTCGAACACGTGCGCTACGACGAGCCCATCGGCGTGCGCACGCTCACGAAGAACGTCACCGACCACATCCAGCAGTACACGCAGGTCGGCGGCGCGCGCCCGTTCGGCGTCGCGCTCCTCATCGCGGGCGTCTCCGACGGCGAACCCCGCCTCTTCGAGACCGACCCCTCGGGCACCTCCAACGAGTGGAAGGCGGTCGCCATCGGTTCCGACCGCGCCGCGATTCAGGAGTACCTCGAAGACGAGTACGAGACCGACCTCACCGTCGAGGACGGCGTGAAACTCGCGCTCCGCGCGCTCCAGGAGGGCCGCGAGGACGCGCTCGAAGGCGACGGCGTCGGCGTCGCCGTCGTGGACGCCGACACCGAGACGTTCCGCGAACTCTCCACCGAGGAGACCGAGGAGTACGTCGCGGACCTCGAATAG
- a CDS encoding ABC transporter substrate-binding protein has protein sequence MSREIGSLSRRDVLKAGGIAGLTATAGCIDLGGGGGGGAYTIGMVDSRTGSLSAFGQRNQRGMELALADVNDVQIGGRDLDIIVEDSQSQQQPGVSAAQKLVNQDGVPFVIGAVGSGVTLAIYQSVIQGTDVVQLSQNSTSPQLTDFPGLLRMSPTGRTQSTALAEIIAEDGHDSVAVTWINNDYGSGIKDAFVDAYEGEVVYNASHDQGQASYSSVVSQMANTDAGAWLFITYQPEFTTMAQEAYSSGVDDQAQYYGADSVRGPEVLDNTPEGSLEDMKIVAPSAALDQENYQSFASRFEEEYGSAPTAWSAYAYDCVVTAALSIRAADDFTGSALSEVVRDVTRPSGEEAFSFEAASDILADGSASDVDYQGVSGPIDFDENGDPVAYLQIFNVADHAYESVGFVTGE, from the coding sequence ATGTCACGTGAAATCGGTTCGCTGTCACGCCGCGACGTACTGAAGGCGGGCGGCATCGCCGGACTCACCGCGACGGCCGGCTGCATCGACCTCGGCGGCGGTGGCGGCGGGGGCGCGTACACTATCGGGATGGTAGACTCCCGGACTGGGTCGCTGTCCGCGTTCGGGCAGCGGAACCAGCGCGGCATGGAACTCGCGCTCGCCGACGTCAACGACGTCCAAATCGGCGGCCGCGACCTCGACATCATCGTCGAGGACTCCCAGAGCCAACAACAGCCCGGCGTGAGCGCCGCCCAGAAACTCGTGAACCAGGACGGCGTGCCGTTCGTCATCGGCGCCGTCGGCTCCGGCGTCACGCTCGCCATCTACCAGAGCGTCATCCAGGGGACCGACGTCGTCCAGTTGTCCCAGAACTCCACGAGCCCGCAACTCACCGACTTCCCCGGCCTGCTCCGGATGTCACCGACGGGCCGCACGCAGTCAACCGCGCTCGCCGAAATCATCGCCGAGGACGGCCACGACTCGGTCGCCGTCACGTGGATCAACAACGACTACGGCTCCGGCATCAAGGACGCCTTCGTCGACGCCTACGAGGGCGAAGTCGTCTACAACGCCAGCCACGACCAGGGGCAGGCGTCGTACTCCAGCGTCGTGAGCCAGATGGCGAACACGGACGCGGGCGCGTGGCTGTTCATCACTTACCAGCCGGAGTTCACGACGATGGCCCAGGAGGCCTACTCCAGCGGCGTCGACGACCAGGCCCAGTACTACGGCGCCGACTCCGTCCGCGGGCCGGAAGTGCTCGACAACACCCCCGAGGGGAGCCTGGAGGACATGAAAATCGTCGCGCCGAGCGCCGCGCTCGACCAGGAGAACTACCAGTCCTTCGCCAGCCGGTTCGAGGAGGAGTACGGCAGCGCGCCGACCGCGTGGTCGGCGTACGCCTACGACTGCGTCGTCACCGCCGCGCTCTCGATTCGGGCCGCCGACGACTTCACGGGGAGCGCGCTCTCGGAGGTCGTGCGGGACGTCACCCGCCCGTCCGGCGAGGAGGCGTTCTCCTTCGAGGCCGCCAGCGACATCCTCGCGGACGGGAGCGCGAGCGACGTGGACTACCAGGGCGTCAGCGGCCCCATCGACTTCGACGAGAACGGCGACCCGGTGGCGTACCTCCAGATATTCAACGTCGCCGACCACGCCTACGAGTCGGTCGGCTTCGTCACCGGCGAGTAA
- a CDS encoding branched-chain amino acid ABC transporter permease, which produces MPQLLNYLANGLVFSSIIVLGAIGLSLVYSIANFANFAHGDTMSVGAYAALVTLGAVGTAGPEILELPVGFYAALVAGIAVAAVVAVLTHVVVYRPLDTDSIGMLITSIGVAFVYRAAIQLQFGNDFREYDVDILRPVPWIEDATGVTLTEHELAIVVVTAVLVVGLHLLLQYTTLGRKMRATADNEDLAKISGIRTDRVITSMWVIGAGLAGAAGVFLGLFNQLGPRMGFDLLLVVFAAVILGGIGSVYGAMAGGFLIGMLNRLTPVLSDVGIPIKPAYANAIAFVIMVLVLLVRPRGIAGGDGG; this is translated from the coding sequence GTGCCCCAACTCCTGAACTACCTCGCGAACGGCCTCGTGTTCAGTAGCATCATCGTGCTCGGCGCCATCGGCCTGTCGCTGGTCTACTCCATCGCGAACTTCGCGAACTTCGCGCACGGCGACACGATGAGCGTCGGCGCGTACGCCGCGCTCGTCACGCTCGGCGCCGTCGGCACCGCCGGCCCCGAGATTCTCGAACTCCCCGTGGGGTTCTACGCGGCGCTCGTCGCCGGCATCGCCGTCGCCGCCGTCGTCGCCGTGCTCACGCACGTTGTCGTCTACCGCCCCCTCGACACGGACTCCATCGGGATGCTCATCACGAGCATCGGCGTGGCGTTCGTCTACCGCGCCGCGATTCAACTCCAGTTCGGCAACGACTTCCGCGAGTACGACGTCGACATTCTCCGCCCGGTTCCGTGGATAGAGGACGCCACGGGCGTCACGCTCACCGAACACGAACTCGCCATCGTCGTCGTCACCGCGGTGCTCGTCGTCGGCCTCCACCTCCTCCTCCAGTACACGACGCTCGGCCGGAAGATGCGCGCCACCGCGGACAACGAGGACCTCGCGAAGATTTCGGGCATCCGCACCGACCGCGTCATCACGTCGATGTGGGTCATCGGCGCGGGCCTCGCGGGCGCCGCCGGCGTGTTCCTCGGGCTGTTCAACCAACTCGGCCCGCGCATGGGCTTCGACCTCCTGTTGGTGGTGTTCGCCGCGGTCATCCTCGGCGGCATCGGGAGCGTCTACGGCGCGATGGCCGGCGGCTTCCTCATCGGGATGCTGAACCGCCTCACGCCCGTGCTCTCGGACGTCGGCATCCCCATCAAGCCGGCGTACGCGAACGCCATCGCGTTCGTCATCATGGTGCTCGTGTTGCTGGTTCGCCCGCGCGGCATCGCCGGAGGTGACGGCGGATGA
- a CDS encoding branched-chain amino acid ABC transporter permease translates to MSDTGENSEGGGEDTKTAFEASDDEGAPFSERIVTYGIAAAAGLLLLGVLVGLVNPAYLLSLLSLAAMYGLLSLGLNVQWGYTGLINFSVAAFFGIGAYVPVLLSASGSPISGGYPPLVGLPIAIGVVVVLALAIGVPTLSLREDYLAIASLGLAEVVRLVFRNQSEWTRGTAGVGGIPSFFEGIPFLETFPQSMPVVELGIYRLAVPFWSNLLNFALVAAFVLASYVVLRRVHRSPWGRVLRTIRSDEDLAEALGKNTFAFRMQAFVLGSVVMMFAGVFYAFSQNFLTPGIFDPIFTFYAWIAVILGGSGSNRGALFGGAVLVAIVEGSRFIGLGASFRLLAVGLLIVAVMRFRPQGLLPPRDELVWPSAKRGESRD, encoded by the coding sequence ATGAGCGACACCGGCGAGAACAGCGAGGGCGGCGGCGAGGACACGAAGACGGCCTTCGAGGCGAGCGACGACGAGGGGGCGCCGTTCAGCGAGCGCATCGTCACGTACGGCATCGCGGCCGCCGCCGGCCTGCTCCTGTTGGGCGTGCTCGTCGGCCTCGTGAACCCCGCGTACCTGCTGTCGTTGCTGTCGCTGGCGGCGATGTACGGCCTGCTCTCGCTCGGCCTGAACGTCCAGTGGGGGTACACCGGCCTCATCAACTTCAGCGTCGCCGCGTTCTTCGGCATCGGCGCCTACGTCCCCGTGTTGTTGTCCGCCAGCGGCTCCCCGATTTCGGGCGGCTACCCACCGCTCGTCGGACTCCCGATAGCCATCGGGGTCGTGGTGGTGCTCGCGCTCGCCATCGGCGTGCCGACGCTGAGTCTGCGCGAGGACTACCTCGCCATCGCCAGCCTCGGCCTCGCCGAGGTGGTTCGACTCGTCTTCCGGAACCAGTCGGAGTGGACGCGGGGCACCGCGGGCGTCGGCGGCATCCCGTCGTTCTTCGAGGGCATCCCCTTCTTGGAGACGTTCCCGCAGTCGATGCCCGTCGTCGAACTCGGCATCTACCGGCTGGCGGTGCCGTTCTGGAGCAACCTCCTGAACTTCGCGCTCGTCGCCGCGTTCGTCCTCGCCTCCTACGTCGTCCTGCGGCGCGTTCACCGGTCGCCGTGGGGCCGGGTCCTCCGGACGATTCGGAGCGACGAGGACCTCGCAGAGGCACTCGGGAAGAACACGTTCGCGTTCCGGATGCAGGCGTTCGTGCTCGGGAGCGTCGTGATGATGTTCGCGGGCGTGTTCTACGCGTTCTCCCAGAATTTCCTGACGCCGGGCATCTTCGACCCCATCTTCACGTTCTACGCGTGGATTGCGGTGATTCTCGGCGGGAGCGGGTCCAACAGGGGCGCGCTGTTCGGCGGCGCGGTGCTCGTCGCCATCGTCGAGGGCTCGCGGTTCATCGGCCTCGGCGCGTCGTTCCGCCTGCTCGCCGTCGGCCTGCTCATCGTCGCCGTGATGCGGTTCCGGCCGCAGGGCCTGCTGCCGCCACGCGACGAACTCGTGTGGCCGAGCGCGAAGCGGGGTGAGTCGCGTGACTGA
- a CDS encoding ABC transporter ATP-binding protein — protein sequence MTDPVLRTENLRKAFGGLTATDDVSIEVERGTITGMIGPNGAGKSTLFNLVSGFYEPDSGRVFVNETDVTDREPHEVTDAGLVRTFQTPKKLEGMTVREAMLVGPQHQLGESVVPLFTSPSAVRDEERENLERAHELLERFEIDHLARQPATDISGGQLKLVELARAMLAGPDLLLLDEPVAGVNPTLANKLKAIIEELNEDGISFLVIEHDMGFIMDLADPIVVLNQGAVLMEGTPEEVQSDERVIEAYLGGGRDD from the coding sequence GTGACTGACCCCGTCCTGCGAACCGAGAACCTGCGGAAGGCGTTCGGCGGCCTGACCGCCACCGACGACGTCTCTATCGAGGTCGAACGCGGCACCATCACCGGGATGATAGGCCCGAACGGCGCGGGGAAGTCGACGCTGTTCAACCTCGTGTCGGGGTTCTACGAGCCGGACTCGGGGCGCGTGTTCGTCAACGAGACGGACGTGACCGACCGGGAGCCACACGAGGTGACTGACGCCGGCCTCGTGCGGACGTTCCAGACGCCGAAGAAACTGGAGGGAATGACCGTCCGGGAGGCGATGCTGGTCGGTCCCCAACACCAACTCGGGGAGTCCGTCGTCCCGCTGTTCACGAGTCCGAGCGCGGTCCGCGACGAGGAACGCGAGAACCTCGAACGCGCCCACGAACTGCTGGAGCGCTTCGAAATCGACCACCTCGCGCGCCAGCCCGCGACCGACATCTCGGGGGGCCAACTCAAACTCGTGGAGTTGGCGCGCGCGATGCTCGCCGGCCCCGACCTCCTGTTGTTGGACGAACCGGTGGCGGGCGTGAACCCGACGCTCGCGAACAAACTCAAAGCCATCATCGAGGAACTGAACGAGGACGGCATCTCGTTTCTCGTCATCGAACACGACATGGGGTTCATCATGGACCTCGCGGACCCCATCGTCGTCCTGAATCAGGGCGCGGTGCTGATGGAGGGGACGCCCGAGGAAGTGCAGTCCGACGAGCGCGTCATCGAGGCGTACCTCGGTGGTGGTCGCGATGACTGA
- a CDS encoding ABC transporter ATP-binding protein, with protein sequence MTEPILSVDGVDSGYGDVQVLDDLSMHLEDDEIVCLIGPNGAGKSTVLKTVFGLLTPWEGSVTFAGEDITGVDPATLVRQGMGYVPQIENVFSSMTVEENLRMGGVSRESGLDDTIDRLCERFPLLADKRGAKARTLSGGQRQVLAFARALMTDPDVLLIDEPSAGLAPNIVEDVFENVQTVNDLGTAIMMVEQNAVEGLGISDRGYVLDQGTVRFEDEADALLDNPEVGQLYLGG encoded by the coding sequence ATGACTGAGCCGATTCTCTCGGTGGACGGCGTCGACTCCGGCTACGGCGACGTGCAGGTCCTAGACGACCTCTCGATGCACCTCGAAGACGACGAAATCGTCTGCCTCATCGGGCCGAACGGCGCGGGGAAGTCCACCGTACTGAAGACGGTGTTCGGCCTGTTGACGCCGTGGGAGGGGTCGGTGACGTTCGCGGGCGAGGACATCACCGGCGTCGACCCGGCGACGCTCGTGCGACAGGGGATGGGGTACGTCCCCCAGATAGAGAACGTGTTCTCGTCGATGACCGTCGAGGAGAACCTCCGGATGGGCGGCGTCTCCCGCGAGTCGGGGCTGGACGACACAATCGACCGGCTCTGCGAGCGCTTCCCCCTGCTGGCGGACAAGCGCGGCGCGAAGGCGCGGACGCTGTCGGGCGGCCAGCGACAGGTGCTGGCGTTCGCTCGCGCGCTGATGACCGACCCCGACGTGTTGCTCATCGACGAGCCGTCGGCGGGTCTCGCGCCGAACATCGTCGAGGACGTCTTCGAGAACGTCCAGACGGTGAACGACCTAGGCACCGCGATTATGATGGTCGAGCAGAACGCCGTCGAGGGACTCGGTATCTCCGATAGGGGGTACGTCCTCGACCAAGGCACCGTGCGCTTCGAGGACGAGGCCGACGCCCTGCTGGACAACCCCGAAGTCGGCCAACTCTACCTCGGGGGCTGA